The stretch of DNA gagagagagagagagagagagagagtaaacATTGAATGTGAccggctatttatgtaaagataGAGGAATTAACCCAAATAACCACTCACTcaaccgcttaaactaaaaatagccggcgaaaatataatatatgcataatttatgtattatatatgtataactgTGTATAATCCATTTATAGTTTATGTATATAGTTAGAAAAACTAAATATtgaatatgaccggctatttgtataaagatcCCCTACTACTACTTCCCACCTGAACAATGTGGGCCAAAATATTCTAAATTGGATCCAAATGAAATCCAGggtaattttcataattataccaTATATAAGATTCCTTTACAACGTTTATCCCAGCTAATGTGATTATATCAAGTAATGATAAACTAATTACATCCTATGTCTAATCTTCAAAATCCATCAAAATCTCTTTTAAATCTGGAAAGGAAGGAATCTATTAAACTTAAAGTTTTAATTGAAAATGTATCTCTATTAAATCTGGACCTAAAATTAAGGGAAGAATTCCTTGAACTTAGCATTTCAATATGGATTAAATCTGGACCAAAAATAAATGGAAGAATCCTAATATTGCAAAACCAAGAATATATACTGTTAAAATTGTACAATAAACTAGCCCTTATATAATAAGTAGTATTAAAGTATTTCAGTATATAATATCTGTGTGTTGTCTGTAGTTTTGAATCTTTTACAAATGCCTAAATTAATGGACTAAGTTTCAATCTTGCTGTTTCCAAGTCTTCTAGATGCGTTAGGCAAATAACAAAGACAAGAATAAGTTGACTAGAAATAGGCATGACAAGTAAAAATTCATATGGAAAATAAAAATAGTAAAAGTTTGAGATAAGTGTGTCACATCATTCTTTTtattgtaaaaataaaataattttgtgAGTGTAAGTCTAAAGACACGGATTTTTTTAGTTCCATAGGGTTGAAAATTCATAGGAGAAACAAGAAAGAAAGATAAGAACTCGGATACACTGGAAAATTTTGTCATTACGTACACACATTTGGCAGTACATGCCATTATCTCTGAATTTTATCATATGCCTTAAATTTGTAAATTCTTCTAGACCCATTATTTCTAGCTAATGTTGAAATTTTGACAATTCAATAACTTAAATATTATCATATGGAACAAGTAGATCGTCCAAATAATTGCTTTtggataaatatattttttttagcaAGAAAAGAATTGGACATTCCAACTTTTACTATCTTATCATTCACAATAGTTTAGCTTATTTTATTTTGATGATCCCATTGGAAACTTGACGTGGTATAACATTTTTGAAttgttcaaaaaaaaaatctcaCATTTGGTTGTTTCAATATTTCTGTATATTTCTCTAGTTTTGGTTCTTATTAAGTTTCTAAAGCACATAGGATAAAGTGTTTGATGCTGTTGAATATGTGTGAACAAAGTAGCACGTGAAAAGTAATAAAGAAAAAAACAGTCTACTCATAAAGTGGTATATACTCTTAATGGTATGtgattttttggaaaaaatcgTGCGGGCTTGGTCCAAAACGAATAATATAACAACATATTAATAATATCTTTGGGTCGTTTTAGACCAACAACTAGTATTACAGCCAGTAGTTTGACAGGACGAGTATGTAGATAGCGAAATGTGGCGTGAGGCCCGACTTAGTCTCTTTGCCCGCCTATGGTCGGTTTAACACCTTTACCTGTAGCTTTAAAGATGCATACATAACCTTTGGGCATCGATGGCTATAAATACTCGACTAATGTGGGTGATACAAAATTAATCTCCAAATAAACCTATATATATGAATGGTGATTGGTCATGTAGTTCTTAGTTCAGGAGGAAAACTTTTCCTTTTTAGCCCAACAACTAttttatatatcaaagaaaagaACTTACGATTTCAAAGAATCACAAATTAAATTATGTGAAAAGGTATACAACATATAAAACTTACATTGTATCATATTAAACTAGTGGAGAAATGACATTGTATCATATTTGCTAAGTTTACTAGTTTCCTCACTTGGAGGTATGACCAAAATttcttaaaataatttttttaactttAACTGATATAAAAAGAGCGGCCGAGACATAATAATATTGCATGATTACAATGATGTAACAATCTGACGATGTTATATCGATCACATCTAAACTTTTTTTATTTTCACTCATTGTCAAACCTAAAAGTGAAAAAGTAACAAAAGAATGTTGACTTAAGAGAAACTATAAGAGATTAATCATAACGCGTTTTTTGCAAATTAAAACCATGTAATCACTTTCTGGTACTacgttttcatcaaaatttcttctttttcgTGTCCCAAAAAGAAGACAGCCGAAAtaataaacacacacacacactcgtGTATAATCAGCTGTAGTCCAAAAAATATGCTTAAGTTCTATATAAAAAAGACATGGACAGTCAACGTAAGTTAATAAAATAATGTCGGTTTTACATCATGAGTTTTGTGTATTGGGTGTTAATGTAAAAGGATATTCTGAAAGACTGCGCAAAATTGATGAAATATATTCCAACAAAATTTGATTGCATGAACATaactttaactatatataaataaatataaagtGGCTAGAACTTGAAGACATTTTGAGATATCATGAAAGGATTTTTGTGTTTTCGATCGGTTGGTCCCATTAGGCATTATGATAATTGAGATAAAACTTAAAAGTAGTAAGTGGTTGTCTAGACATATCACATATATAAGGTCAAGTTTCAACAATAATGTCTTGGCTCGCATTTTGCTTCCCTACGTACAAATTATGGTTAAGTTATTTCATTTGTTAGTCAAATTACCTTTTTTGTTGCATTTAATTAATTATGCTCTTGTAGTGCATGCGCCTTGAAGTTTAGTTATATTAACGTACGTAGTCAATAAGGAACAGAGCCACGATTTCAACTTCATAATTAGTTTCTAAATTTAATAtatacatattaattaaataattttattaacaaAAATACACTATCAGAGACGACATAGCTAGTCTTGATGATATGAATTCGACCGAACCCGATAATTTTGATCtaaattttttgtatttttctaaaCAAAATTTATTAGTTTGTACACATTATTAATATAAAACCTAATAACTTATAAAGAATAGAATCTCCAAGCTTCAAATCCTGACTAGTCATTATACACTGTTTGACCAAAAACTACTTGATTCGATCAAATTTGTATATTAGCTTTCGACTCCACCCCTATAGTCGATCACTAAATATACTGTCattatatataagttaaattcaGTTAAAACTGTGAGTTTTCCTTTAAAATAAATGTTTCCTTTCCCGAAAGGGAAAGATCCCATATAGCCCGTCATTGCCGACAGGTAAATTTTGCCAAAGGATAATCAATATACGTGGGAAGTATTAGTACAATGTATATTCACAATCTTTCTTCTTTATCATCGATTTATTTGAAGACAAACAAAGAAATACTAAAAAGGTAATACGCGTTAACGTTTAAAGGGAAACAAGCACGTGAGGTGTATCCTCTATATGGGGATTGCAGCAaaatcttcttttcctttttatccACAAATAATATGTCCAAACTATACAAATCTTTGTCGCTGACACAACAGAGTTTTAAATAAACTACAATACGTATCTGGGAAGCTGACAAAAACAGAttgtttttcttttaataattaatttctcAAATTAATAAGAAcataaataataaaaagaaagTAATTATGCATGTTAATTTCACTCATGATCACTAAATTTTACCCATTATATTAGTATAATTGTAAAACTTTTCTTTTCTAATAAAGATCATCGAATTTTATCTGTTATACCAGTAAAGTCGCAAAACTAATTTCTAAATTATGTACCAATTGCTCCGAAAATAATCACTACGTTATTACCTCCATTCTACTTCAGGGTGACTTGTATTTTCTGGATACCAACAACTGAGCTTTTACCTCCATATGTGAAGATTATAATATTAATTATCAGTTAATACTAATTCAAAAGAAACTGACCTTAATAAACACATATATAGCAACGTTACGTTTCTCATGAATCGACTTTTTTGCTTCGTTTTCTTTTTCTCCTGTTGAAATGGACTTCATTTCCGATTAAAAAGAATACAAAACATAATTGAGGAGGCTTTATATAGTTCAAGTGTTGATGAAGAACGATCAAGTGGTAGTATATCCTCTTATTAATTTTCATGTAGCCATAAAATTTAGGTCGAAACGAAAAATAAAGTACGCATGGTTAGTTCTTCATAAGATAATCAGAAAAATAAATAGTACGTaagtgattttatttattttccttttgcTTTTATAAAAAGTTTTTTATTAATAGAGTAAGTAAAATTGCTAGTTAGTTGTGACAAGACATTGTTGGTTTTTTGACAAGACACGAATATATTAAAGTGTGGAAAGACACCAACCCATTTGAAAGGTAAATTAAGTCACCAAAACCAAAGACTAGATGAGTCAAAGGTTCCGTTGAAAGGGAATTCACATGGAACATCAATTCAATGTTCACTAACAACAATTGAGAACTTAGTCACATAGTTGAGATTTCTTCATCCCTAACGTTTCAAGTTTAAGATTCGGAAAAAATCTCTTGATTGTACGAGTGTCACACCATTTTAGTGGACCTATTCAATGTAAATTCAAGTTAGTCGAACAAGCGGACATTTAATTAGGAATGTTTAAGCAAAAATTTGCTTTTTTTTGGCTAATCAGATAAGTTTATTATTGTAACgattcggccggtcgttttgactattgcaatcccgttTTTCCATTTACtattcaaattgtgaattacaattgttatttggcttgccggggtaattggtttgggttcggtgaggttttgaaatgatttagagcgcttagttccaaggtttagaatttaagttgaaaaggttgaccggatgttaacttgtgtgtaacgaccccagagaaattttgctaaggaaattaatgtttggtggtgccgaggtagatcaattagtacaaagattatagaaagctcggactttttaggttgaataatgcaccgatgtgtaaagaaaaattttgttagaaaaagatcatttctgcgaccactatgcggtcgcagaatcactctacagaccgcataatggtcgcaaagtggatcaggagaggggcaagatttgagaaaaatatgcggtgcactatgtgatcgcagacctgttttgcggtacattatacgaccgcagaacaagtatgcgggccgcataatgaccgcagaccgggtcagtaacgcccagctttggaggctaaattatgcggccggtatgcggaccgcatatctgttatgcgaccgcataactgcgtcggagcttccattctttctcatttttgacccgacccaacttcgatttatagcccttgaagcttatttttgagccaaaatctgatattttagagagaggtgagagcattttagagagagaaagtgaagaattagtcatttatccatcaattcttgttcaaggtttgaagatttcacaaggatcttgctagggcttcaaagaggtaagaatttctttccctaattcttcaatttcgggtttggagtaaagatgggtgattaatagtatgattcttgggtgtaagagtattatgcatacataccaataaggttatggaagaattgttaagttcaaatgggtaaggattgggttaaaaatggtagaaatcttcatagactttaattgaagatttgagggtcgatttgatgtcggattttggtaaaatttatatggttggctcgtggttggatgggcgttcatattctgtaacttttatcgtgttccgagacgtggtctctacggacgatttttgagttaatttcgaattttattgaaaaaattagtatttccttatggaattaattacaataatttgtagactgaatcgaattaattgtggctagatatgaggctttcagagaccaattctcgtggcaaggacATAGcgaaataaataattacacgggttgaggtaagtaacaattatatatctggtcatgagggtatgaaaccccggattttggtatcatgtgattactttggaggtggcgcacatgctaggtaatgggcgtgtgggcgtgcaccgaggggattatgatttggtccgtcccggaaaactgtaaaattgaataatttattgttagctatatgatctctatgtattgaagaaatttgactataaatcatgttagaaatcatgcttaggctatgttatagtactgttgagacccgtagaggtcgcgtacttgttgaattatttgctaattgttgtcttgtactcaatcatgatttttcttgcgtattatacctcagtctttctggatatttgttgatatactatgttatctttgtttgggctgatctttgtgattcctgagagcccgagagacttgagaggttgaggactgagtaaggccgagggcctatcggtgaggtaaggatattatggcacgtgagttgtctgtgcaggatattatagcacgtgagttgtctgtgcagcacgtgagttgtccgtgcagattatggcgcttgggctgtaggagcccctccggagtctgtacacacccccagtgagagcggatacccattgagtgtgagtgctgagagccgagtggttgagctgttgtgatgagctgagtgaatgttgcctgagaggctatacttgctttgcatttgttgttgcacttggttgttatctgtcattgttgtgaaatctctgaaagaatttatatctggattacttgaaattgaactgtataaaattgatttgacttaaaatgccggatttgaaagcatgtctattctttgctggaactactgaagtgaactatgactgtgtagctcgtcattatcttcagttccttagttattattgttatttgctgagttgattgtactcatactacaccctgtacttcgtgtgcagattcaggtgttcctgaacatagcgggtgttgatcatttcgcgcagttgattttcaggagattttgaggtagctgtcgtgttccgtAGATCttgcctctccttctctatctccttgtttactatatttggtctcagactattatagaccgtattttccagacttgtactcatattagatgctcatgtactcagtgataccaggttttgggagtgttgtatcagaAATTGCTAAATcattggtattgtattaaacgttacgtttttaaatttaaagaaaatcgtgggttattgatgttgtcggcttgcctagtactgataggcaccatcacgacaagttagtaTTTTGGGCCGTGATAATTATTAAGCAAAAAATTAAGAAGTGTTATTACAGCATGGCACTAATCTTAACCATGTAATGAGTAATAAGGCTTtgcgaaaaattaaaaaaacaaataaaggtgattCACTCTACGAGTGCCTTTAGATAACATGGCGGGATCAAAAGACCCGTCAATTTCATTTGCTCTCTCAGAATCATtacaaaaataatgaaattaccTAACTAGACATTGGAACACAAATCTTTGAAGATTTGGCTCAATTTATACTACATTTTGTTTTCCTTTCTCTGATATACGTCACGTCAATTTTATTGGcgattatttaatattttttactcAAAGCTGACTTAGTAAATTTCTCAAAGAGTTAGAATGGACAAACTTAATGGTAGAGAGCCCTTTGATCTGAGGAAACATATTTCCTTAGTTAGGGGCGGATCTAGCAATATAGACGTGGATTCATTTGAACTGATAACTCTTAGCCTAAATTTGAATTTGTCTATGTAAAACTCACTAGAACCTGAATCCGTAGAGTTAAAATTAAATCTTAGATCCGCCTCTATATGTAGTCATGTCCACATGGGCTCCCACACCGATCCAAAGTTATTGTTATCATCTAGGAAACTCATACTGTTCTGAAAGCTATGTGGGATATTATTAGTGAAACTTTCCAAATTAGATTGTTGTTGTGGTGATGCTTGTGGAGAAGATTGATTCATATCCATGCAAATTAGGGCCATGAGATTAGCTTGTTGACATTGCATGTTGACAACCTCAGCTTGTGCCTTTGCTAACTGTGCTTGTAACTCATTCACTTGCTTTTGAAGTTGACAAATTGCCCCTGCACAACCATAGACTGGATCTCTCAGTCTAGCATTGGCTTCATACACCATGCTGCTCACAGCATCTGCTCTTTGAGATTCTGGCAATTCCTAATAATTAAACAACAAGATTGAAAAAAGAGTTAATGATGTTTAGAATTTCATAATACAAAGTGATAGAGAATAATTGCTAAGATTCATTCATCTGGTCAAGATAACTAGTGTAATTatgagaaagagagagaaagggTTTAATTTGATCTAATTTTAGTTCAAGAAGTCATGAATAGTTGGTGTCAACATGACATGATGTAAACTTGAAATATTAAGAGAAGTCACTCCTTATAACCCCGGAATAGTAAGAAAAAGAAAGAGTTTAAATTATATGCAGCatcaatataaaaaaatattatactatGAGATCActtataaaagaatatttataaATAAGCCTTCTTAAAATGTGAGATTTATAATTGTAAAAAAAGATAGATTATTTGCCACAACAGGTGTAGAATTCCTTGCACGATGATGTATATTATTTAAACTCAAAAAAAATGTAGATAAATGAAAAAAGGTAGTGCTATAGGGATTAAAGCAAGAAAGAAAAGACCTTTTCCTAATTATAAGTAAAGGAGTTGTGGTTGTTGCTTCTCATTATAGTCATAGATGTCAATACCTAAATTCTTTGAATACCTATTGGCTCGAGAAACAAACTCCATACACTAATAATTAAGAAGAGCAATATATTTGGGATATTACCCTGTCAACTTCTTCTGTCCATTTCAACAATCAAGTAGCGTAAGCCTCTTGCTTTTCAAATTGCAACTAGAAACTACctaatactactactactacatgTCCAAATGGTCGACGTTCAAGCACTAAATTAGACTCTGTTATCCTAAACAAGTCCTCCTAAACTTTGAATTATTCCCAATAACCATCACAGAATTCACAGTGGACTAATTTTTTTAAGAAAACATCCTATTTTTGTGGACTAATACACCCCTATATACCCTTTTTTCCATATCAGATTTAACTTAATACTAACAGTGTACAAGATATATTTACATTTTCTGTGTGTTTTACTAATTTCATTTTTATAGGCGGCTAAAACTATAATTATCTCTTAACTAACCTGATAATAGTGTAAAACGTCGTTTAAACTATCAGAAAATAAACACTAAAAACTCTGAATAAATTCACTAGAAGTACATCTCGTGAAGGTGAAATAATCAGTATACTaggtaatttattttttataaaaaggGAAGAAAGAAAAGGTGAAAAAAAAGAAGGTACGTAACTAGAATAGAGATGTACCTGCAAGAACTTGATAATGTTACTAGCACCAAAGACACGATGAGCAGTAGTGAATTTGATAGGATCATTGGGAGGAAAATAAGGTGCCAATACACATTTCTCTGCACATCTCCGCCGTAATATTTTACAGGCGGCGCAAGGGCTGACCACCACCATCGGCGGTGGTGGTGGAGAGTTAGGAGAAGAAGACGACGACGACGGTGGCGAGACGGAGCGAGAAGATGATGGTGAAGTACTTATGACTGTCGCCTTTGTATCACTGGAGTACaccattttctttttctctctttgtaGAAATGTGTAAATGTTTAGCGAAGGAAACAAAGGAATACTTGGGATGCTTTAAAATGGAGTGAACTAAGGATATATTTATAAGCCAAGGGAACAATATAGTGAGAACGGGGATGATGTCATAAATAAGAAAATGACGTCaaccttttctttatttttttcttcttataatttttacaatttttatttatattatcaggtcatttaaaagatatttataaCTTATAAAGGTGAACAAATGGTGTAAAAGTTTCATAAACTGACGATATATTTAACTTAAACTCTATAATTATTAATTGAATTTAAGAATTTTCAAACAATTATATCATAAAAGATAATTTTGTAAGTAATTGTATATAATAAAATAAGTTAATCAtaaaaaagatttaaaataaaaagaagagtTTTTGTTTGCTTGCATGGTTGCGGCGATCTTCCGTTTTCACTAGTACTGCTACTATGAGTTCGTTGCCTTTCGGGTTTTGCATGTGAAAACCCCAAAACTAGCTTTGAACGTAGTTTAGCCAATTTCTgagaattattatatatttttttggtaaAAAGAATTATTATATTAATCAATCAGGGATTAATTAAATGGTTGT from Nicotiana tomentosiformis chromosome 11, ASM39032v3, whole genome shotgun sequence encodes:
- the LOC104090278 gene encoding LOB domain-containing protein 1-like, with the translated sequence MVYSSDTKATVISTSPSSSRSVSPPSSSSSSPNSPPPPPMVVVSPCAACKILRRRCAEKCVLAPYFPPNDPIKFTTAHRVFGASNIIKFLQELPESQRADAVSSMVYEANARLRDPVYGCAGAICQLQKQVNELQAQLAKAQAEVVNMQCQQANLMALICMDMNQSSPQASPQQQSNLESFTNNIPHSFQNSMSFLDDNNNFGSVWEPMWT